The stretch of DNA GAGGGCACCTGCATGATCTCGCCGGTCAGCTTGGCGATCCCGGCCTCGATCGCCTCCCGCGAGACGCCGGAGGCGTCCGTCGAGGAGGTCACCTCGCCCTCGCGGTCGTCGGTGACGGTGTCCTGGCCCAGCCGGACGGTGGCCTCGTAGGTCTTGGCGGTGAGCATCAGGTGCCCGAGCAGCCGGGTGGCCCGCTCGACCCCGATGACCAGCACGCCCGTCGCCATCGGGTCCAGCGTGCCCGCGTGGCCGACCTTGCGGGTGCCGGCCAGCCACCGCAGCTTCGCGACCACCCCGTGCGAGGTGATGCCCTCCGGCTTGTCGACGATGACCAGGCCGTCCGGCCCCGTGCCCTTACGCTTCATCGGTACTTTCCGTGCAGATGTGGGAGAGGAGTGCGGTGCGGAAGCGCCGGACCACCGCCGGCACCTCCTCCCGCACGGCGAACCCGGCCGCGAACCTGTGCCCGCCGCCACCGAGTTCGGCGCAGGCGGCGGCCACGTCCACGGCGCCCTTGGCGCGGCAGGAGCCGCGCAGGGTGCCGTCCGGGTCCTGCTTCAGGACGAGGGCCACCTCGGCCTCGGCGGGGCGCCGGAGCACGTCGATCAGGCCCTCGATCTCCTCGACCGTGACGCCGAACAGGGCCAGGTCCTGGTATGGCACCCAGGTCCACACCAGGCCGCGGCCGCCGGCGGCTTCGGGCTCGTAGACGGCCCGGTCGAGGGCGGCGGCGAGCACCTTGAGGTAGCCGAAGGAGGAGGTGTCCCAGAGGCGGCGGGAGATCAGGTCGTGCCGGATGCCGGTGGCCAGCAGGCGGCCCGCGAGCTCATGGGTGGCCGGGGTGGTGGCGGCGTACTTGAAGGAGCCGGTGTCGGTGGCCACGCCGGTGTAGAGGCAGGTGGCGAGCGCCTGGTCCAGCGGCACGCCGAGCCGCCGCAGCAGCTCGTCGACCAGCACGGCCGTGGCGGGGGCGCCCGGGTCGATCAGGCGGTGGGTGCCGAAGCCGGGGTTGGAGGCGTGGTGGTCGAAGACCACCATCGCCTTGGCCGCGAAGGCCTTGGCGTGCAGCAGCCCGAGCCGAGACTCGGCGGCCACGTCGAAGCAGAGCGCCAGCTCGGGGGCGTCGGGCACCTCGGCGGCGGGCACCAGCAGCTCCTGGCCGGGCAGGAAGCCCAGCGACTCCGGCACGATCTGCGGGTCGTCCCCGAAGGAGACCCGCACCTCGTGGCCGAGCGAGCGCAGCGCGAGCCCGGCGGCCAGCGCCGAGCCGAGGGCGTCGCCGTCCGGGCTGATGTGGCAAATCAGGTCGATCGAGGCGGCCGAGCCGATCAGCGCGACCACCCGCTGCCACTCCAGCTCGAGGCCGGAGGGCGGTTCGGTACGAGGGCCCGGAAGCACCGCGAGGGCACCCTCCACCGTGTCGGTGGTGGGTGCCCCCTGGCCGGTTCGGACCGGCTCCGCGGTCATGCTTACTCGTCCTCGTCGTCAGCCTTGGGGGTGCGGTACGGGTCCGCGTCCCCGGCGTAGCTGGCTCCGGCGGCGGCCGTGCGGACGGCGGCGTCGGAGAGCCGGGCCTTGTCCAGCAGGTCGTCGATGTTCTTCGCGTTGTCCGGCAGGGCGTCCGCCACGAAGGTCAGGGTCGGGGTGAACCGCACCCCGGTCTGCCTGCCGACCTCGGAGCGGAGCACGCCCTTGGCGCTCTCCAGCGCGGCGGCCGAGGCCTCGCGCTCCAGCTCGTCACCGTAGACGGTGTAGAAGACGGTGGCCTCGCGAAGGTCCCCGGTGACCCGGGTGTCGGTGATGGTGACGTAGCCCAGACGCGGGTCCTTGACCCGCCGTTGCAGGGTCTCGGCCACGACCACCTTGATGCGGTCGGCGAGCTTGCGCGCCCTTGCGGTGTCGGTCACGTTGCCTCCTCGTGCAGTGAGCGCGGTACCCGGGCGAGAAGTCCGCCCGGTGGGGCCCACGCCCCAAAATACCCGCCCGCGCCCAGCCTTGTGGGCGCTGTCGGTCCTCGTCGGTGTGACGGTGGTGACGTACCACCACCGCCCCCGCTCTCAATCATCGTCGTCGCCGTGGTAGCGCCTCCTCGCGGAGAGCAACTGCACCTCGGGGCGGCCGGCGACGAGCCGCTCACAGCTGTCCAGGACCTCGGTGACGTACCCGGCCTCGCCGGATACCACCGCCAGGCCGATCTCGGCCCGCCGGTGCAGGTCCTGGTTCCCGGTCTCCGCAGCGCACACGCTGTACTTGCGCTGCAGTTCGGCCACGATGGGCCGCACGATCGAACGCTTCTCCTTGAGCGAGTGGACGTCGCCGAGGAGCAGGTCGAAGGTGAGTGTTCCCACGAACATGTATGACAGGTCACGCCGACCTGAAGGCCTCGTAGAGATCCCCCTGGGGGGAACGTACGGCGACCCTACACAGCGAGACCGGGGCCGGTCGACGGGTTAACAGCACCCGTCGACCGGCCCCGGCTGACGCTACTTACGAGCGCGGCTTCTCGCGCATCTCGTAGGTCTCGATGACGTCCTCGACCTTGATGTCGTTGAACGACCCGAGGGTGACACCGGCCTCGAAGCCCTCGCGCACCTCGGTCGCGTCGTCCTTGAAACGACGCAGACCCTCGATGGTGAGGTTCTCCGTGATGACCTTGCCATCGCGGATGAGGCGGGCCTTGGCGTTGCGGCGCAGCAGGCCCTCGCGGACGATGACACCCGCGATGTTGCCGAACTTGGAGGAGCGGAAGACCTCGCGGATCTCCGCGGAGCCGAGGCGCACCTCCTCGTACTCGGGCTTGAGCAGGCCCTTGAGCGCCGCCTCGATCTCCTCGATCGCCTGGTAGATGACCGAGTAGTACCGGACGTCCACGCCTTCCTTCTCGGCTGCGGTACGGGCACGGCCTTCGGCGCGCACGTTGAAGCCGATGATGATGGCGTCCGAGCCCATCGCCAGGTCCACGTCGGACTCGGTGATGGCACCCACACCGCGGTGCAGGACCCGGAGCTCGACCTCCTCGCCCACGTCCAGCTTGACGAGGGCGTCCTCGAGGGCTTCCACCGAACCGGAGACGTCACCCTTGATGATGAGGTTGAGCTGCTCGATGGAGCCGGCGGCGATCGCCTTGTCCAGGTCCTCGAGCGAGATCCGGACCCGACGCTGCGCGAAGGCGGCGTTGCGGTCGCGGGCCGAGCGCTTCTCGGCGATCTGGCGGGCGGTGCGGTCCTCGTCGACGACGATGAAGCTGTCGCCGGCGCGGGGCACCGAGGTCAGACCGAGCAGCAGGACCGGACGGGACGGACCCGCCTCCTCCAGGTTGTTGCCGTTCTCGTCGAGCATGGCGCGGACGCGGCCGTAGGCGTCGCCGACCACGATCGAGTCACCGACGCGGAGGGTACCGCGCTGGACGAGGACGGTCGCCATGGCGCCGCGGCCCTTGTCGAGGTGGGCTTCGATCGCAATACCCTGCGCGTCCTGCTCCGGGTTGGCCCGCAGGTCGAGCGAGGCGTCGGCGGTCAGGACGACCGCCTCGAGCAGCTGGTCGATGTGCAGACCCTGGCGCGCGGAGATGTCGACGAACATGGTGTCGCCGCCGTACTCCTCGGCCACCAGACCGAACTCGGTCAGCTGACCGCGGACCTTGGTCGGGTCGGCGCCCTCGACGTCGATCTTGTTGACCGCGACCACGATCGGCACACCGGCGGCCTTGGCGTGGTTGAGCGCCTCGACCGTCTGCGGCATGACACCGTCGTTGGCCGCGACCACCAGGATCGCGATGTCGGTGGACTTGGCACCACGGGCACGCATGGCGGAGAACGCCTCGTGACCCGGGGTGTCGAGGAAGGTGATCGGGCGCTCTTCGCCGTTCACGACCGCCGACACCTGGTAGGCACCGATGTGCTGGGTGATGCCACCGGCCTCGCCCGCCACCACGTTGGACTTGCGGATGGCGTCGAGCAGGCGGGTCTTACCGTGGTCGACGTGACCCATGACGGTGACGACCGGCGGACGGGCCACCAGCATCTCCTCGTCGCCCTCGTCGGCGCCGAAGTCGATGTCGAACGACTCGAGCAGCTCGCGGTCCTCGTCGTCCCGGCTGACGATCTCCAGGACGAAGCCCATCTCGCCGGCCAGCAGCTCGAGGGTCGCGTCGGAGACCGACTGGGTCGCGGTGACCATCTCACCGAGGTTGAACATCACCGAGACGAGCGCGGCCGGGTTGGCGTTGATCTTCTCCGCGAAGTCCATCAGCGAGGCACCACGCGACAGGCGGACGGTCTGTCCGTTGCCGCGGGGGAGCATCACGCCACCCACGGACGGGGCCTGCATGGCCTCGTACTCCTGGCGACGCTGACGCTTCGACTTGCGGCCACGGGCCGGGCGACCGCCCGGGCCACGACCGAAGGCGCCCTGCGTGCCACCACGGGCACCCGGGCCGCCGGGACGGCCGCCGAAGCCACCGGGACGCGGGCCGCCGAAGCCGCCGCCGCCACCGGCACCACCCGGACGCGGGCCGCCGAAGCCGCCGCCACCGGCCGGGCGCGAGCCCGGACCGGCCGGACGACCCTGGAAGCCGGGACGGGCGCCACCGGCACCCGGGCCGCCGGGACGGCCGCCGGGGCCACCCGGGCCACGGCCGCCGGGGCCCGGACGCGGGCCGGCGCCCGGAGCGGGACGCTGCGGCATCATGCCCGGGTTCGGGCGGGGCATGCCGGACGGGCTCGGGCCACCGGGGCGCGGGCCGGCCGGACGCGGCATCCCGTCGGGACGCGGGGCACCGGGGCCACCGGGACGCGGCGCGCCACCGGGACCGGCGGCGGGACGCGGACGGTCGCCACCGGGGCGCGGGGCGCCACGGTCGGCACCCGGCCGTGCACCGGCGGTCCCATCGGGACGGGGGCCGCGGTCGCCACCGGGACGCGGCGCGCCACGGTCGGCACCCGGGGCACCGGCGGGACGCGGACGGTCGCCACCCGGACGGGGACGCTCGCCGGCGGCACCGGGAGCACCCGCGGGACGCGGACGGTCGCCCGGGGCGGCCGGACGACGGTCGCCGGGGCGGCCCATGCCGGTCGCGCTACCCGAGGTGAAGGGGTTGTTGCCCGGACGCGGGCCGGCCGGACGCGGGCCCGGACGGGCGCCGGAGCCCGGCGCGGCAGCGGCCGGACGGGCCGGCGGGGTGGCCGGACGGGCGGGGGCCTCGCCGGCCGGGGCCGGGGAGGAGAACTCGGCCGCCGGAGCAGCCGGGGCAGCCGGACGGGCCGCCGGGCGCGGGCCCGGGGTCACGGCGGGCTTCGGCGCGGCGGGCGCGGCCGGAGCGGCGGGAGCCGCAGCGGCGGGCGCGGCCGGAGCCGGGGTCGGACGGGGACCCGGGGTCGCGGCGGGGCGCGGACCCGGGGTGGGGGCACCCGGCTTGGGTGCGGAGGCACCACCGGCCGGCTGGGGCGCCGCGGGCTTGCGCGGGCCAGGCTTGGCAGCGGAACCACCCGTAGGGGCCACTCCCAGCGCGTCAGTCAACTTGCGAACGACCGGCGCCTCAATCGTCGAGGACGCCGAACGGACGAACTCACCGAGCTCGGTGAGCTTGGCCATGACGGCCTTGCTCTCCAAGCCAAGTTCCTTGGCGAGCTCGTATACCCGGACCTTAGCCACTTCACTCCTGTCTATGAGTCCGGGGCAATCGTCCGCCGGACTGTCGCTACTTCATGGGCGAACCCATCGCGTACTCATCGCGTACTCATCGAGTGCTCATCGCAATCTCGACCTACTTCCAACTCGCGAGGTATTTGATGTGGCGCGCGGCGCGCGACGATGCGCGAGCCGAGCTGTCTTCTACGGTGGTGCTTGTGCGTCTGAGTGATCAGAACGCCGAGGTGCCGCCTGCCTGTTCCACGTACGCACGGAGCACGTCCGTACCGAGCGCGCCCTGGAGCCGGAAGGCCCTGGGGAACGCCCGGCGGCGTACCGCGAGATCAAGGCAGGCCAAGTCGGGGTGCAGATGCGCGCCCCGGCCGGGCAGTGCGCCGCGGCCGTCGGGGACGCACTCGCCCTCGATGGCCACGACACGCAACAGCTGGTGCTTGGCCGCGCGCTTGCGGCAGCCCACGCAGGTGCGTTCCGGGCATGCTCGGACATGCGTCCGGCCAGACAACCTCAAGTCTACCCCTCCGAAGGGACCTGGCGCCGCCCCGTATGATCCGGCCGGGCGGCGCGTGGACGTACTACGCGTCGGCGGAGCCCTCGACGGGGCCGCCGTCGGCGGGCTCGGTGTCCGGTCGGATGTCGATCCGCCAGCCGGTCAGACGGGCGGCGAGGCGGGCGTTCTGCCCCTCCTTGCCGATCGCGAGCGAGAGCTGGTAGTCCGGCACGATCACCCGGGCGGAGCGCTGCGCGTAGTCGACGATCTCCACCTTCGTCACCCGCGCGGGGGACAGTGCGGCGGCGACCATCTCGGCCGGGTCCTCGGACCAGTCGACGATGTCGATCTTCTCGCCGTGCAGCTCGGCCATCACGTTGCGCACCCGGCCGCCCATCGGGCCGATGCAGGCGCCCTTGGCGTTCAGGCCCTGGCGGCGCGACCAGACCGCGATCTTGGTGCGGTGGCCGGCCTCACGGGCGATCGAGGCGATCTCCACCGAGCCGTCGGCGATCTCCGGCACCTCCAGGGCGAAGAGCTTCTTCACCAGGTTGGGGTGCGTACGGGACAGCGTCACCGAGGCGCCGCGGACGCCGCGGCGCACGGCCACCACGTAGCAGCGCAGGCGGGTGCCGTGGCGGTAGTCCTCGCCGGGCACCTGCTCCTGCGGCGGGAGGATGGCCTCCAGCTTGCCGATGTCGACCAGGATGTTCTTCGGGTCGTTGCCCTGCTGGACGACACCGGTGACGATGTCGCCCTCCTTGCCCGCGTACTCACCGAAGGTCTGGTCGTCGGCGGCGTCCCGCAGGCGCTGCAGGATGACCTGCTTGGCCGTCGAGGCGGCGATCCGGCCGAAGCCGCTCGGGGTGTCGTCGAACTCCTTCGGCTCGACGCCCTCCTCCAGCTCCGCGGCGTCCTCCAGGGCCCAGACCGTCACGTGACCGCTCTTGCGGTTCAGCTCGACCCGCGCGCGGCGGCGCGAGCCCTCGGTGCGGTGGTACGCGATGAGGAGGGCCGACTCGATCGACTCGACCAGCAGCTCGAACGGGATGTTCTTCTCGGTGACCAGCCCACGCAGGGCGCTCATGTCGATGTCCACGGCTACGCCTCCTCTTCCTTCGTCTTCTTCGTGCAGTTGATCATTTGCTCTGTCACTCGTCGTCTTCGTCGGAGGCGTCGTCGACAGTGTCTTCAGCGGACTCCACCGCTTGCAGGACGTGCTCGTCCTCCTTGCGGTTGAACTCGACCTGCACGCGGGCCCGGGCCACCTCGGCGAACTCCAGGCGGCGCTCCTTCGGCTTGCCGCGGCCCTTCACCGGCTGCACCTCGACCAGCGCGCCGTCCTCGTCGCTCTCCAGCACCCGGGCGACGATCTCGCCGCCGTCCACCAGGTGGATCTTCGCCAGCCGGCCCTCGGCCCGGGCCCAGTGCCGCGGCAGCGCCAGCGGGCGCTCGGCGCCGGGCGAGCCGACCTCGAGCACGTACGGGGCGTCGCCCATCAGGTTGGAATCGTCGAGCGCCTGGCTCACCAGGTGGCTGAAGTCGGCGACCGCGTCCAGGTCCACCCCGCCGTCGGCGTCCACGTCGACCTGCACCTGGCGACGGCTGCCCTGCTGGGTGACCTTCACGTCCTCCAGGTCGAGCCCCGCCGCAGCGGCCAGGGGCTCCAGCAATTCGCGCAACCGGTCGGTGGGGTTGGTGCTCATCCGGGTGACTCCTCGGCCGCGTGTGCTGTTGTCGGAAGGTGCAGCCCCCTCCCCTGGACGCGTCCAGGTCACGGCGGCTCGGCGGAAATCCTAACCGGTCGGGCGCCCAACCGCCGATTCCACGCAAACCGGACACACCGAGGGCCCGGCGCGGGGCGGCGTCGGCGCTTTCTGTAATGATGCACGGCGGGAGGGGGCCCGGCGGCTCCCACGCCCCAGCCGCCCCTCGACCCCCACCCCACACCGGAGCGTTCCGATGCTGTCGCCCAACCGGCGGACCTTCCTGGCCCTCGGCGTACTCACCGGTGCCCTGGTGGTCAGCGGCTGTTCCGGCGGCAGCGGCGGGGGTGGTGGCGGTGGTCACAAGGCCGACCCGGACCTCCCGCTGCGGGCCCGCGCCGTCGCGGCCACCGACACCCTGCTGGCCGGCTACGACGCCGTCCTGGCCGGCCCCGGCGCCGCCCAGGCCGAGCAGCTGAAGGCCCTGCGCACGGAGGTCGCCGCCCACCGCACCGCCCTGGCCACCGGCCTGCCGGCCCCCTCCGGCACCGCCGCGGCCTCCCCCAGCGCGCTGCCCGCCGCGACCGGTACCGGCACCGCCCCCGGCAGCGTCGCCGCACTGGCCGCCCTGGAGCACAGCACCGCCGAATCCCGGCTGGCCGACCTCGACGCCGCCTCCCCCGCGCTCGCCAAGCTGCTCGCCGCCGTCGCCACCTCCGACGCGCTGCACGCCGCCACCCTGGGCGACCAGTCCCCCGTCACCGCCCCCAAGGCCGACGCCCCCACCGCGGGCCCCGCCGCCTCCGCCTCCGCAGCCGCAACCACCTCCGCCAAGGCGGCCCCCAAGCCCTCCGCCGAGGCCACCGCCCTGCAGACCGCCCTGGCGGCCGAGCACGCCGCGGTCTACGGCTACGGCGTTATCGGCGGTCACCTCCCGGCCGGCGCCCAGCGCGAGGACGGCCACGCCTCCTACGCCGCCCACCAGGCCCAGCGCGACGCCTGGCAGCGCCTGCTCGCCGACGGCGGCGCCACCCCCACCGCCGCAGCCGCCGGCTACCGCCTGCCCACCGCCGTCACCAGCCCCGCCACCGCCGCCGACCTCGCCGTCCACATCGAGGCCCAACTCACCGCCGTCTACGCCGACTTGGTCGCCGCCACCACCGGCCCCCTGCGCCAGACCGCCGCCGAGGCCCTGCGCAACACCGCCTTCCGCGCCCGCCACTGGGGCGGCGCCCTGCCCGCCCTGCCGGGCGTGATCGGGTAGGCGACCAGGGGCGCGGGGAACTGCGCGAAATCGGAAGAAGCCGCCCAGCCAGCGCAGCCCGAGAGCCAGTTGCACCGTCAACGGACAGTGCAACCCGTTCACCTCGCAAGAGTGCGGCCACGCCCCCGGCCGGCCGCGCCGTTCCCCGCGCCCCTGAGGTGGTGCAACACAATGGTCAGAGGATCGACGGAGAGGCCGGCATGCTGGACGAATGGCTGGTGCGCTGGCAGCTGACCCTGGATCGGGTCTGCGTGCCCGGGCACCGAGGGGGCGTCACCGCCCTGGTGCGGCAGGCCGACGGCACCCCGGCCGTCCTCAAGCTGGGCCCGGCCGAGCACGAGGCTGCCGCACTGCGCCGCTGGAACGGCCAGGGCGCGGTCCTCCTGCTCAAGGCCGAGCCAGGAGCCCTGCTCCTGGAGCGCCTGCACGCCGACATCCCACTGCGCTCCCTGGCCGAGCCCAAGGCCGTGCTGGAGGCGACCAGCCTGCTGCGCCACCTCTGGGTGGAGCCGGACGGGGAGCACGTCTTCCCCGAGCTCGCCGAGCACCTCGGCCCGCTGGTCGAGGAGGCCCGGGAGACCGCCGAGGAGCTGCTGGCCGGCCAGGCCGAGCGGCTGCTGCTGCACGGCGCGCTCGACCACGGCCACGTGCTGGCCGCCGACCGGGCGCCCTGGCTGGCGATCTCCCCCGACCCCGTGATCGGTGAACGCGCTTACGACCTGGCCTGGTTGGCGCTCGACCGGCTGGAGACGCTGATCGGCTCCCCCGGCCCGAAGGGCGCGGCCAGGCGCCGGATCACCCGGCTGGCCGAGGCGGTGGAGGTGGACCCGGACCGCCTGCGCGGCTGGACCCTCTACCGGGCCACCGCCACCGGCCTGCGCCACCTCGGCGCCGACCAGGACCGCCTGGGCGAGCTCTACCTGGAGTTCGCGTCCTGGCTCTGAGGGGCGGCACCGCTGGGCGCGCCGAGCAGCGGCAGCCGGGCGCCCATCACCGCGTACGGCCGCACCGTGTTCGGGAACCGCACCGGCCGGGCCAGGTCGCGGTAGCCGAGCGAGCGGTAGAGCCGCCGGGCCGGGGTCTCGGCGTCGATCGCGGAGAGGATGCTGCGCGGCTGCCCGGAGCCCTCGCAGAGGCTGCGGATCAGCCGGGTGCCCAGGCCGCGGCCCTGGTACTCGGGGAGCACGTGCAGCTCGGTGACGGCGAACACGTCGTCCAGCCAGTCCCCGTGGCCCTGGGCCTCCAGGTGGGGCTGGATCACCGTGCTCCACCAGTGCTCGCGCTGGTTGGGCATGCCGTAGCCGAAGCCGACCAGCCGACCCTCGCTCAGCGCGCCGAGTGCCCGCACCCCCGGCTGCAGGGCGTGCCGCCCCACGATCTGGAGGCGGACGGCGACCTCCTCCGGGGTCAGCCCGAAGGCGATCGCCTGGACGTCCAGGGCGTACGGCGCCCAGGCCGCGAGGTCGATGGCCTCGATCGTCACCTCGGTCAGCTGCTCCATGCCCCCGGAGGTTACTACCCCGGAGGCCGGTCGGGGCCGACGAAACCGCAGAAAGGCCGGGTTGTCCCGGCCGCCCGGCCGCCTGCCGGACCACCCGCCCGAGCTGCCGCTCAAGCCCCCGGTCAAGCCCCCGGTCAGAACAGCACGCTCATGAAGGCGCCGACCTCGTGGAAGCCGACCCGGCGGTAGGCCGCCCGGGCCCGGACGTTGAAGTCGTTGACGTACAGCGAGGCGACCGGCGCCACGTCGGCCAGCGCGAAGTCGAGCACGGCGGCCATCCCGCCCTCGGAGATCCGCTGCCCGCGGTGCTCGGGGGCGACCCAGACGCCCTGGATCTGACAGGCCCCGGCGGTGACGGCGCCGATCTCGGCCTTGAAGACCACCTGACCGGCCTCGTCGAACCGGGCGAACGAGCGCCCGGCGCCGACCAGTTCGGCCACCCGGGCCTGGTAGAGCAGGCCGCCGTCCCCGGCCAGCGGGGAGATGCCGACCTCCTCGGTGAACATCGCGACGCAGGCGGGCATCACCGCCTCGACCTCGCCCCGCCGCACCCGGCGCACCAGCGGATCGGGGGCCACCTCGGTCGAGCGGCTGGAGGTGGCCATCAGCGGCTGGTGGGCGCGGACCTCGCGGGCCGGGCCCCAGCTGCGCTCGAGCAGCGCCCAGAGGGCGGCGGTGGGCTCGGCCGGGCCGACGATCGAGGAGCAGCGGCGGCCCTGCCGGCGGGCCCGCTCGGCGAAGGCCCGGACGGCCTCGGGGCCGGCGCCCACCAGCACCAGGTTGGCGCCGGCGTAGCAGAGCGACTCCAGCCGCCCGTCTGCGTCGAACCAGCCCCACATCTCGCCGCCGAGCCGCCAGGGGTCGAGCCCGACGGCCTCGACCCGGGTGGCCACGAAGGCGTTGGCGACCGGGTCGCGGTGCAGCACCTCCAGGGTGTCCACCAGGTCGGCGGCGTCGAGGACCCGGGTGGTCGCCAGGGCGCGCGCGACCTGGAAGGGGCCGGGGAGCATCACACCTCGATCGAGCACAGGCACCTCACCAATCAAAGCTCTTGCCGCACCCTACTCCGCCCCTCCCCCGGAGCAAGGGTTCGGGGCCGTCCGTGGACGGACGGCCCCGAACTCGGCGGTGGAATCAGCCTGCGGCGATGACCGTGGGCTCGCCGGACTCGACGCCCTCGGCCTGCATCGCCTCGGCGAGCTTGAGCGCCTCTTCGATCAGGGTCTCGACGATCTTCGACTCGGGGACGGTCTTGATGACCTCGCCCTTGACGAAGATCTGGCCCTTGCCGTTGCCGGAGGCGACGCCGAGGTCGGCCTCGCGGGCCTCCCCCGGGCCGTTCACCACGCAGCCCATGACGGCCACGCGCAGCGGCACCTCCATGCCCTCCAGGCCGGCGGTGACCTCCTCGGCGAGCTTGTAGACGTCGACCTGGGCCCGGCCGCAGGACGGGCAGGAGACGATCTCCAGGCCGCGCTGACGCAGGTTCAGCGACTCCAGGATCTGGATGCCGACCTTGATCTCCTCGGCGGGGGGAGCGCTCAGGGACACCCGGATGGTGTCGCCGATGCCCTCGGCCAGCAGCGCACCGAAGGCGACCGCCGACTTGATGGTGCCCTGGAAGGCCGGGCCGGCCTCGGTGACGCCCAGGTGCAGCGGGTAGTCGCAGGCGGCGGCCAGCTGGCGGTAGGCGTTGATCATCACGACCGGGTCGTTGTGCTTGACCGAGATCTTGATGTCGCGGAAGTCGTGCTCCTCGAAGAGCGAGCACTCCCAGAGCGCGGACTCGACCAGCGCCTCGGGGGTGGCCCGGCCGTACTTCTCCAGCAGGCGCTTGTCGAGCGAGCCGGCGTTGACGCCGATCCGGATCGGCACGCCGGCGTCCTTGGCGGCCTTGGCGATCTCGCCGACCTTGTCGTCGAACTGCTTGATGTTGCCCGGGTTGACCCGGACGGCCGCGCAGCCGGCCTCGATCGCGGCGAAGACGTACTTCGGCTGGAAGTGGATGTCGGCGATCACCGGGATGCCGGACTTCTTCGCGATGACCGGCAGCGCGTCGGCGTCGTCCTGGGTCGGCACGGCGACCCGGACGATCTGGCAGCCGGAGGCCGTCAGCTGCGCGATCTGCTGCAGCGTGGCGTTGATGTCGGCGGTCACCGTCGTGGTCATGGACTGCACCGAGACGGGCGCGTCGCCGCCGACCAGGACGTTGCCGACCTTGATCTGCCGGGA from Kitasatospora sp. MMS16-BH015 encodes:
- a CDS encoding aminoglycoside phosphotransferase family protein, which gives rise to MLDEWLVRWQLTLDRVCVPGHRGGVTALVRQADGTPAVLKLGPAEHEAAALRRWNGQGAVLLLKAEPGALLLERLHADIPLRSLAEPKAVLEATSLLRHLWVEPDGEHVFPELAEHLGPLVEEARETAEELLAGQAERLLLHGALDHGHVLAADRAPWLAISPDPVIGERAYDLAWLALDRLETLIGSPGPKGAARRRITRLAEAVEVDPDRLRGWTLYRATATGLRHLGADQDRLGELYLEFASWL
- the ispG gene encoding flavodoxin-dependent (E)-4-hydroxy-3-methylbut-2-enyl-diphosphate synthase; translation: MTAISLGIPSLPLKPLATRRVSRQIKVGNVLVGGDAPVSVQSMTTTVTADINATLQQIAQLTASGCQIVRVAVPTQDDADALPVIAKKSGIPVIADIHFQPKYVFAAIEAGCAAVRVNPGNIKQFDDKVGEIAKAAKDAGVPIRIGVNAGSLDKRLLEKYGRATPEALVESALWECSLFEEHDFRDIKISVKHNDPVVMINAYRQLAAACDYPLHLGVTEAGPAFQGTIKSAVAFGALLAEGIGDTIRVSLSAPPAEEIKVGIQILESLNLRQRGLEIVSCPSCGRAQVDVYKLAEEVTAGLEGMEVPLRVAVMGCVVNGPGEAREADLGVASGNGKGQIFVKGEVIKTVPESKIVETLIEEALKLAEAMQAEGVESGEPTVIAAG
- a CDS encoding GNAT family N-acetyltransferase; translated protein: MLPGPFQVARALATTRVLDAADLVDTLEVLHRDPVANAFVATRVEAVGLDPWRLGGEMWGWFDADGRLESLCYAGANLVLVGAGPEAVRAFAERARRQGRRCSSIVGPAEPTAALWALLERSWGPAREVRAHQPLMATSSRSTEVAPDPLVRRVRRGEVEAVMPACVAMFTEEVGISPLAGDGGLLYQARVAELVGAGRSFARFDEAGQVVFKAEIGAVTAGACQIQGVWVAPEHRGQRISEGGMAAVLDFALADVAPVASLYVNDFNVRARAAYRRVGFHEVGAFMSVLF
- a CDS encoding GNAT family N-acetyltransferase, producing the protein MEQLTEVTIEAIDLAAWAPYALDVQAIAFGLTPEEVAVRLQIVGRHALQPGVRALGALSEGRLVGFGYGMPNQREHWWSTVIQPHLEAQGHGDWLDDVFAVTELHVLPEYQGRGLGTRLIRSLCEGSGQPRSILSAIDAETPARRLYRSLGYRDLARPVRFPNTVRPYAVMGARLPLLGAPSGAAPQSQDANSR